From Amphiprion ocellaris isolate individual 3 ecotype Okinawa chromosome 2, ASM2253959v1, whole genome shotgun sequence, a single genomic window includes:
- the LOC111576545 gene encoding potassium voltage-gated channel subfamily V member 2-like: MAYSEKAQWQKCLQTRRSTINCLSKGAEDNKTFPFSQEKAVKAWSSLENLDSPGVKVDCPKAEERPKQDQDINLNVGGKVFHIPKQSAIKYPDTRIGSIALCRDRAKLLTLCDDYSVRKNEFFFDRDPAYFHHVCHFYASGVLWIIREICPIQFEEEIEYWGLSLRDTQLCCWMVFEEKADEVKDNLKVDKELMAEIEVKYNDEFFKDMVFGNVRKTLWDIVENPYSSSLAKIFTLISNLFVLFSIVAMSLNTVKELEIYKINNKTHMEWVEIITIVFFTFEYLIRLITTPNIRVFLKSGLNFVDMLSVMPYFVQIMFEAMSDAEDLNAQEDLKAMARFSKVSHVLKVVKLLRIFRILKLARHSTGMRAFGFTLRQCYQQASCILLFIAMGIFTFSALLHSAERETEESPISSIPYAWWWAAVSISTVGYGDVVPVTILGRFVAFGCISFGIILNGMPISFLFNKFSDYYSKLKAQEYNSAAVQRRLQLRKRLRRRMRMCFHRPEDDSSADGHCEVPD; this comes from the exons ATGGCTTATTCAGAGAAAGCTCAGTGGCAGAAATGTTTGCAAACCCGCCGCTCCACTATCAACTGTCTCTCAAAGGGTGCAGAGGACAACAAAACATTCCCATTTTCTCAGGAGAAAGCAGTCAAAGCATGGAGCTCTCTGGAGAATTTGGACAGTCCTGGCGTCAAAGTTGACTGTCCCAAGGCTGAGGAGAGACCCAAACAGGATCAGGACATCAACCTAAATGTTGGAGGGAAAGTGTTTCATATTCCAAAACAGAGTGCCATTAAATACCCTGACACACGGATAGGTTCCATAGCTCTCTGCAGGGACCGAGCAAAGCTCCTCACACTGTGTGATGACTACTCTGTACGCAAGAATGAGTTCTTCTTTGATCGTGATCCTGCCTACTTCCACCATGTCTGCCATTTCTATGCAAGCGGAGTGCTGTGGATCATACGGGAAATATGCCCCATCCAATTTGAGGAGGAAATCGAATATTGGGGCCTGAGCCTGAGGGACACCCAGCTCTGCTGCTGGATGGTGTTCGAGGAGAAGGCAGACGAGGTGAAAGACAACCTAAAGGTGGACAAGGAGCTGATGGCTGAGATCGAGGTGAAGTACAATGACGAGTTCTTCAAAGACATGGTGTTTGGGAATGTGCGGAAGACTCTGTGGGACATTGTGGAGAATCCATACTCTTCATCTCTGGCAAAGATTTTCACTTTGATCTCGAACCTTTTTGTGCTCTTCTCCATTGTCGCGATGAGTCTCAACACCGTGAAAGAACTTGAGATTtataaaatcaacaacaaaacacacatggaGTGGGTGGAGATTATCACCATTGTGTTCTTCACCTTTGAGTATTTAATTCGCCTTATCACCACTCCGAACATCAGGGTGTTTTTGAAGAGTGGACTGAACTTTGTGGACATGTTGTCAGTCATGCCTTATTTTGTCCAGATCATGTTTGAAGCCATGAGTGACGCAGAAGATTTAAACGCACAGGAAGACCTGAAGGCCATGGCTCGGTTCAGCAAGGTCAGCCACGTCCTCAAAGTGGTCAAGTTGCTGCGGATCTTTCGGATTTTGAAGTTAGCTCGCCACTCAACCGGCATGAGGGCTTTTGGGTTTACGCTGCGGCAGTGTTACCAGCAGGCCTCTTGCATTTTGCTCTTTATTGCCATGGGAATCTTCACTTTCTCTGCTCTTTTGCATTCAGCTGAGAGGGAAACTGAGGAATCTCCTATCAGCAGTATCCCATATGCGTGGTGGTGGGCTGCA GTCAGCATCTCCACTGTGGGCTACGGGGATGTGGTTCCTGTAACTATCCTTGGCCGATTCGTGGCTTTTGGTTGCATCTCATTTGGTATCATCCTGAACGGCATGCCGATCTCTTTCCTCTTCAACAAGTTTTCTGATTACTACAGCAAGCTAAAGGCCCAGGAGTACAACTCTGCTGCAGTCCAGCGTCGCCTTCAGCTAAGGAAGAGACTCAGACGCAGAATGCGCATGTGTTTCCATCGCCCTGAAGACGACAGCAGCGCAGACGGTCACTGTGAGGTCCCAGACTGA